One genomic region from Jilunia laotingensis encodes:
- a CDS encoding glycoside hydrolase family 43 protein yields the protein MKTKWILTALILAGSIASCQSGKKADTQTQLTGNPIIEGWYADPEAIIYDDTYWIYPTSSNGAMKATYFDCFSSKDLVNWEKHACILDTATVSWASKALWAPAVLKKDNKYYFFFSANDIHQGDVGGIGVAVSDRPEGPYKDLVGKPLISDIVNGAQPIDQFVFNDNGNYYMYYGGWGHCNIVRLKDDFTQIIPFEDGTMYKEVTPEHYVEGPFVFKKNNKYYFMWSEGGWTGPDYSVAYAISDSPFGPFERIGKILEQDPNIGTGAGHHSVIQIPGTEEYYIVYHRHPLNDKEGTHRNVCIDRMTFDENGFINPVKLTMEGVEAKPLK from the coding sequence ATGAAAACAAAATGGATTCTCACAGCCTTGATATTAGCAGGCTCAATTGCTTCATGCCAATCGGGTAAAAAGGCAGATACCCAAACACAACTGACAGGTAACCCCATTATCGAAGGATGGTATGCCGACCCGGAAGCAATTATTTACGATGACACTTACTGGATTTATCCTACGTCCAGCAATGGTGCAATGAAAGCTACTTATTTTGATTGCTTCTCTTCGAAAGACCTTGTCAACTGGGAGAAGCATGCGTGCATTCTCGATACGGCAACCGTCAGTTGGGCCTCAAAAGCTCTATGGGCCCCTGCCGTACTGAAGAAAGACAATAAGTATTACTTCTTCTTTTCTGCAAACGATATCCACCAGGGAGATGTAGGCGGCATTGGAGTAGCCGTCAGCGACCGTCCGGAAGGACCGTATAAGGATTTAGTCGGCAAACCATTGATCAGCGACATTGTGAACGGGGCACAACCCATCGACCAGTTTGTATTCAACGACAACGGCAATTACTACATGTACTACGGAGGCTGGGGACATTGTAACATCGTTCGTTTAAAAGACGACTTCACACAGATCATACCATTCGAAGACGGAACCATGTACAAAGAAGTTACGCCCGAACATTACGTTGAAGGACCGTTCGTATTTAAGAAAAACAATAAATACTATTTCATGTGGAGCGAAGGCGGCTGGACAGGTCCCGACTATTCAGTAGCATATGCTATCTCCGATTCTCCATTCGGCCCTTTTGAACGAATCGGCAAAATATTGGAACAAGATCCTAATATCGGTACGGGTGCAGGACATCACTCTGTCATACAGATTCCGGGTACCGAAGAATATTATATCGTTTACCATCGTCATCCGCTGAATGATAAAGAGGGCACTCACCGTAACGTTTGCATCGACCGCATGACTTTCGACGAGAA
- a CDS encoding sulfatase family protein produces MNNKLLLLSAASAFSVTGFAADYTNIVLVNLDDVGYGDFSCNGAYGYTTPNIDRMAGEGMRFTHFLAGQPISGASRAGLLTGCYPNRIGFAGAPGPGSKYGIHPEEMTMGELLKQKGYSTAIFGKWHLGDAEEFLPLQNGFDEYYGLPYSNDMWPYHPQQGEVFNFPDLPTYDGNKVVGYNTDQSKFTTDYTTRSVNFIKKNKNKPFFLYLAHSMPHVPLAVSDKFKGKSEQGLYGDVMMEIDWSIGEILKTLREQGLEENTLVILTSDNGPWTNYGNHAGSAGGLREAKATTFDGGNRIPCIMYWKGKIQPGTTCNKLASNIDLFPTFAEISGAPLPVRKIDGVSILSLIKGEKNANPRESFVYYYNKNDLEAVTDGMFKLVFPHKYVTYGAYEPGNDGQPGRLTSLELLKPEMYDLRRDPGERYNVITQYPEEAAKLMKITDQKRQELGDNLTRMKGNERREPGLVKNK; encoded by the coding sequence ATGAACAACAAACTACTACTATTATCAGCCGCTTCCGCTTTCTCCGTAACGGGTTTTGCCGCTGATTACACGAACATTGTACTCGTCAATCTGGACGATGTGGGTTATGGGGATTTTTCCTGCAACGGAGCTTATGGTTATACGACACCGAATATTGACAGAATGGCCGGTGAAGGTATGCGTTTTACCCATTTTCTGGCTGGGCAACCGATTAGCGGTGCTTCCCGTGCCGGATTACTGACTGGTTGTTATCCAAACCGTATCGGTTTTGCAGGAGCGCCTGGACCGGGTTCTAAATACGGTATTCATCCTGAAGAGATGACAATGGGGGAACTGTTGAAACAGAAAGGATATAGCACTGCTATTTTTGGGAAATGGCACTTGGGTGATGCGGAGGAGTTTTTGCCTTTGCAGAATGGCTTTGATGAGTATTACGGATTACCTTACTCCAACGATATGTGGCCGTATCACCCGCAACAGGGGGAAGTCTTCAATTTTCCGGATCTGCCGACATATGATGGTAACAAGGTGGTTGGATATAATACGGACCAGTCAAAATTTACTACAGACTATACGACACGTTCCGTCAATTTTATTAAGAAGAATAAAAATAAACCGTTCTTTCTGTATTTGGCACATTCCATGCCTCACGTCCCATTGGCTGTTTCCGACAAGTTCAAGGGAAAGAGCGAACAAGGCTTATATGGTGATGTCATGATGGAGATCGACTGGAGTATCGGTGAGATATTGAAGACTTTGCGTGAACAGGGATTGGAGGAGAATACGCTGGTTATTTTAACTTCGGACAATGGGCCTTGGACTAACTATGGCAATCATGCTGGCTCAGCGGGTGGTTTGCGTGAGGCAAAAGCAACCACGTTTGACGGTGGTAACCGTATCCCGTGCATCATGTATTGGAAAGGGAAAATCCAGCCGGGTACGACATGTAATAAATTGGCTTCTAATATAGATTTATTCCCTACTTTTGCTGAGATTAGTGGCGCTCCGCTTCCGGTTCGTAAGATAGACGGGGTGAGCATCCTCTCGTTGATAAAAGGGGAGAAGAATGCCAATCCTCGTGAATCATTCGTATATTACTATAATAAGAATGATTTGGAGGCGGTAACGGATGGGATGTTTAAGTTGGTATTCCCCCACAAATATGTTACTTATGGTGCTTATGAACCGGGAAATGATGGCCAGCCGGGGCGTTTGACAAGCTTGGAGTTGTTGAAGCCGGAGATGTACGATCTTCGCCGTGATCCGGGAGAACGCTATAATGTAATCACGCAATATCCGGAAGAGGCTGCAAAACTGATGAAGATTACCGATCAGAAACGGCAGGAACTAGGTGATAATCTGACACGTATGAAGGGGAATGAGCGTCGAGAACCCGGATTGGTAAAGAATAAATGA
- a CDS encoding DUF4491 family protein gives MEFLNDYHLSGLLIGICTFLIIGLFHPVVVKAEYYWGTKCWWLFLILGIAGVVTSLCVDNILVSSLLGVFAFSSFWTIKEIFEQEERVKKGWFPKNPKRK, from the coding sequence ATGGAGTTTCTGAATGATTACCACCTGTCAGGTCTCCTGATAGGAATTTGTACTTTCCTGATAATCGGTCTTTTCCATCCTGTTGTGGTAAAAGCAGAATATTATTGGGGCACCAAATGTTGGTGGCTATTCCTTATATTAGGAATAGCTGGAGTAGTGACCTCACTTTGTGTGGACAATATTCTCGTCTCCTCTTTACTGGGAGTTTTTGCCTTTTCCTCTTTCTGGACCATCAAAGAGATCTTCGAACAGGAAGAAAGAGTAAAGAAGGGGTGGTTTCCGAAGAACCCTAAACGTAAATAA